In Bacillus cereus ATCC 14579, a single window of DNA contains:
- the dat gene encoding D-amino-acid transaminase, protein MKATHKDWILFNGRMINTKEEQPMVALEERGFQFGDGIYEVFRLYDGKPHLLDLHLERFFNSMAEIKLIPPFTKEELVEELYQMIEKNQFQEDGNVYLQISRGAQQRNHVYESDLQPTYFANLVSFPRPVASMEAGIKVTVEEDIRWKFCHIKSLNLLPNIMIKNKINEQGYQEAILVRDGIVTEGCHSNFFIVKNNKLITHPADHFILHGITRHYVITLAKELHIDVEEREFSLQEVYDAEECFFTATPLEIFPVVQIGDEQFGAGERGPITKKLQAAYEESIRLFKVTN, encoded by the coding sequence ATGAAAGCTACTCATAAAGATTGGATCTTGTTTAATGGGAGAATGATTAATACGAAAGAAGAACAGCCGATGGTAGCATTAGAAGAGAGAGGCTTCCAATTTGGTGATGGGATTTATGAAGTATTTAGACTATACGATGGCAAGCCTCATTTATTAGATTTACATTTGGAACGATTCTTTAACTCTATGGCAGAAATAAAACTAATTCCACCATTTACGAAGGAAGAATTAGTAGAAGAGTTATATCAAATGATTGAAAAAAATCAATTTCAAGAAGATGGCAATGTATATTTACAAATATCAAGAGGTGCACAACAGCGCAATCATGTATATGAATCAGATTTACAACCGACATATTTTGCAAATCTTGTTTCGTTCCCAAGACCAGTTGCTTCAATGGAGGCAGGGATTAAGGTGACAGTAGAAGAGGACATCAGGTGGAAGTTTTGCCATATAAAATCTTTAAATTTGCTTCCTAATATCATGATCAAAAACAAAATAAATGAACAAGGGTATCAAGAAGCAATATTAGTACGAGATGGTATTGTGACTGAAGGGTGTCATTCCAATTTCTTTATCGTGAAGAATAATAAGTTGATTACACATCCAGCGGATCATTTCATTTTACATGGTATTACACGTCACTATGTAATTACATTAGCGAAAGAGTTACATATCGATGTAGAGGAACGAGAGTTTTCATTACAAGAAGTATATGACGCTGAGGAGTGCTTCTTTACAGCGACGCCACTTGAAATATTCCCAGTCGTTCAAATTGGTGATGAACAGTTCGGGGCTGGTGAAAGAGGACCAATTACGAAAAAACTACAAGCTGCATACGAAGAGAGTATTCGTTTGTTTAAAGTGACAAATTAA
- a CDS encoding PhzF family phenazine biosynthesis protein, producing the protein MKISVYVASAFSKEHKGGNKAGVVFIENTNTLTTTQKIEIAKQLGYAETAFISESEIADYKFEYFTPKEEVDLCGHATIGSFAILMYLNKLFRNRYTIETNSGVLTITIKDDIIFMEQNKPRFYDVVSPNEFIDCFDSKDIDNKYPIQIVSTGLKDILIPIKSEIQLHALQPNFEKIKEISKYYNVVGMHLYTFNDNRIICRNFAPLYDINEEAATGTSNGALACYLYEQHYLQKEVYVFEQGYSLHSPSEILVKLATNSKNKIEKVYVGGKGYYCETKCLNIENIE; encoded by the coding sequence ATGAAAATATCTGTTTATGTTGCAAGTGCATTTAGCAAGGAGCATAAAGGCGGAAATAAAGCAGGAGTGGTATTTATTGAGAATACAAATACATTGACCACTACTCAAAAAATCGAAATAGCCAAACAACTGGGTTATGCGGAAACCGCATTTATATCAGAATCTGAAATTGCTGATTATAAATTTGAGTATTTTACTCCAAAAGAAGAAGTTGATTTATGTGGTCATGCCACAATTGGCTCTTTCGCGATACTGATGTATTTAAATAAACTTTTCAGGAATCGCTATACGATTGAAACGAACAGCGGTGTTCTTACTATCACTATAAAAGATGACATCATATTCATGGAACAAAATAAACCGAGATTCTATGATGTTGTATCTCCAAACGAGTTCATCGACTGTTTTGATAGTAAAGATATAGACAATAAATACCCAATTCAAATTGTCTCCACTGGCTTAAAAGATATTTTAATTCCTATAAAAAGCGAAATACAATTACATGCACTGCAACCTAATTTTGAAAAAATTAAAGAAATCAGCAAGTATTATAATGTTGTCGGGATGCATTTATATACTTTTAATGACAATCGAATTATATGCAGAAATTTTGCTCCACTATACGACATTAATGAAGAAGCAGCGACTGGAACTTCAAACGGTGCATTAGCTTGCTATCTTTATGAACAGCACTATTTGCAAAAAGAAGTCTATGTATTTGAACAAGGTTATTCTTTACACTCGCCTTCCGAAATATTAGTTAAATTAGCAACCAATAGCAAGAATAAAATAGAAAAAGTTTATGTTGGTGGCAAAGGCTATTACTGTGAAACTAAGTGTTTAAATATAGAAAATATTGAGTGA
- a CDS encoding Hsp20/alpha crystallin family protein: MRNLFPEITKRQNGIFDFGPSLLEGMTDAFFKPLNMDTFKVDVHEQSGKYTVKADLPGFQKENIQVDFEQDILTIQATNHNEVDEKNENGTYIRKERSIGSVTRRFNFKQVEEENVKANYKDGVLTIELPKLKEEKSSKTTINIE, encoded by the coding sequence ATGCGTAATTTATTTCCAGAGATAACAAAACGTCAAAATGGCATTTTTGATTTTGGGCCTTCTTTATTAGAAGGGATGACAGATGCTTTCTTTAAGCCACTGAACATGGATACTTTTAAAGTAGATGTTCATGAGCAATCTGGTAAATATACTGTGAAAGCAGATTTACCAGGTTTTCAAAAAGAAAACATTCAAGTTGATTTTGAACAAGATATATTAACGATCCAAGCAACGAATCATAATGAAGTAGACGAAAAAAATGAGAATGGCACATATATTCGTAAAGAACGTTCTATAGGTTCTGTAACTCGACGCTTTAATTTTAAACAAGTTGAGGAAGAAAATGTTAAAGCAAATTATAAAGATGGCGTACTGACAATTGAATTGCCAAAATTGAAAGAAGAAAAAAGTAGTAAGACAACAATTAATATTGAATAA
- a CDS encoding MurR/RpiR family transcriptional regulator, with product MPGTRSGIGKIQASLNGLSPKLRSIAEHILKHPQDVVHKSITELAEVTNSSEATIFRLCKNLGLQGFQDLKITLAREIVHTPMQNIHEEVSAEDSMVTVAKKVFHSHITGLQDTLHLLNETALEQAVRALQEASRIEFYGNGGSGIIAMDAYHKFMRTGISCIAHTDSHFQIMGAGLLSENSVVIGISHSGSNKGLLEALEVAKARGAKIIAITSYKKSALSQLADITLYTSTRETEFRTEASSSRLAQLSLLDTLYVGLSLQRQEETLKNLQSIRETISMKRI from the coding sequence ATGCCTGGTACAAGAAGTGGGATTGGAAAGATTCAGGCTTCGTTAAATGGTTTATCACCGAAATTGCGAAGTATTGCCGAACATATTTTGAAACATCCACAAGATGTTGTACATAAATCTATTACAGAATTAGCTGAAGTTACGAATAGTTCCGAAGCTACGATATTCCGCTTATGTAAAAACCTTGGTTTGCAAGGTTTTCAAGATTTAAAGATTACATTAGCTCGTGAAATTGTACATACACCGATGCAAAATATTCATGAAGAGGTATCAGCAGAAGATAGTATGGTAACTGTTGCTAAAAAAGTTTTTCATTCGCATATTACAGGACTGCAAGATACTTTACATTTGCTTAATGAAACGGCACTTGAGCAGGCTGTACGAGCCTTACAAGAAGCAAGTCGAATTGAGTTTTATGGAAATGGTGGCTCTGGTATTATTGCAATGGATGCGTATCATAAGTTTATGAGAACGGGTATTTCTTGTATCGCTCATACTGATTCGCATTTTCAAATTATGGGAGCAGGTTTACTCTCAGAAAATTCAGTTGTTATTGGTATTTCTCATTCTGGTAGCAATAAAGGATTACTTGAAGCGTTAGAAGTAGCGAAAGCAAGAGGAGCCAAAATTATTGCGATTACGAGCTATAAGAAATCAGCATTAAGTCAACTTGCTGATATAACGTTATATACATCAACACGTGAGACTGAATTCCGCACAGAAGCAAGTTCATCACGATTAGCACAGTTAAGCTTATTAGATACTTTGTATGTAGGGTTGTCGTTGCAGCGACAAGAGGAAACTCTAAAAAATTTACAAAGTATACGTGAAACGATTTCGATGAAGCGAATATAA
- the adhP gene encoding alcohol dehydrogenase AdhP has protein sequence MKAVVVNKNSKANIEVIEKELRPLHSGEALVDVEYCGVCHTDLHVANHDFGNTDGRILGHEGVGIVTKIADDVTSLKIGDRVSIAWMFQSCGRCEYCVTGRETFCREVKNAGYSVDGGMAEQCIVTADYAVKVPEGLDPAQASSITCAGVTTYKAIKVSDIKPSQPIVIYGCGGLGNLAIQYAKNVFGAKVIAVDINDDKLALAKEVGADMTINPISQGPADKIVQEKFGGAYAAVVTAVSKVAFNSAVDAVRACGKVVAVGLPVETMDLNIPRLVLDGIEVVGSLVGTRKDLEEAFMFGAEGKVVPVVQTCSLDKVQNVFEEMEQGRIQGRMVIDFKKHNCDCK, from the coding sequence ATGAAAGCAGTAGTGGTTAATAAAAACAGCAAAGCAAACATCGAAGTGATTGAAAAAGAATTACGTCCGTTACACTCAGGTGAAGCGTTAGTAGATGTAGAGTATTGTGGAGTTTGCCACACTGATTTACACGTTGCGAATCATGATTTTGGTAACACTGATGGCCGTATTCTTGGTCATGAGGGTGTAGGTATTGTTACGAAAATAGCTGATGATGTTACTTCACTAAAGATAGGTGACCGTGTAAGTATTGCATGGATGTTCCAATCTTGTGGACGTTGTGAATATTGCGTAACTGGTAGAGAAACATTTTGCCGTGAAGTTAAAAACGCTGGTTATTCAGTGGATGGTGGTATGGCTGAACAATGTATCGTTACAGCTGATTATGCGGTAAAAGTACCAGAAGGATTAGATCCTGCTCAAGCATCATCAATTACTTGTGCTGGTGTAACTACATATAAAGCTATTAAAGTATCAGATATTAAACCTAGTCAACCTATTGTAATCTATGGCTGCGGTGGATTAGGTAACTTAGCTATCCAATATGCTAAAAATGTATTTGGTGCAAAGGTAATCGCAGTAGACATTAATGACGATAAATTAGCCTTAGCGAAAGAAGTTGGTGCTGATATGACTATCAATCCAATTTCTCAAGGTCCTGCTGATAAAATTGTGCAAGAGAAGTTTGGTGGCGCTTATGCTGCGGTAGTAACAGCAGTCTCTAAAGTAGCCTTTAACTCAGCAGTTGATGCAGTACGTGCTTGCGGTAAAGTAGTTGCAGTAGGGCTACCAGTAGAAACAATGGACTTAAACATCCCACGACTTGTACTGGATGGAATTGAAGTAGTTGGTTCTCTAGTTGGTACTCGTAAAGATTTGGAAGAGGCGTTTATGTTTGGGGCAGAAGGAAAAGTAGTGCCGGTTGTTCAAACTTGTTCGCTAGATAAAGTACAAAATGTATTCGAAGAAATGGAACAAGGTAGAATTCAAGGGCGTATGGTAATTGATTTTAAAAAACATAATTGTGATTGCAAATAA
- the casR gene encoding two-component system response regulator CasR, producing MKIKLLLVEDHHIVRRGLVFFLKTREEFEIIGEAENGEEALHFMQKERPDVVLMDVSMPKMDGIEATKRLKQYDETIKVLILSSFSEQDYVIPALEAGADGYQLKEVQPEQLVASIIAVHQGNANFHPKVTPALMGRSAVKKEVENPFSMLTKREQEVLREIAKGRSNKEIAAELHITEQTVKTHVSNVLAKLEVDDRTQAALYAVKHGENYS from the coding sequence TTGAAGATTAAACTGCTACTAGTTGAGGACCATCATATCGTTCGAAGAGGACTTGTATTCTTTTTGAAAACGAGAGAAGAATTTGAAATTATTGGGGAAGCGGAAAATGGCGAAGAGGCATTACATTTCATGCAAAAAGAAAGACCAGATGTCGTACTAATGGATGTATCGATGCCGAAAATGGATGGAATTGAGGCAACAAAACGTCTAAAGCAATATGATGAGACAATAAAGGTACTTATATTAAGTAGTTTTTCAGAGCAAGATTATGTTATACCAGCACTTGAAGCTGGAGCAGATGGTTATCAATTAAAAGAAGTACAACCTGAGCAACTTGTCGCTTCTATTATTGCAGTACATCAAGGAAATGCGAATTTTCACCCGAAAGTAACACCTGCATTAATGGGGCGTTCTGCAGTAAAGAAGGAAGTAGAAAATCCTTTTTCAATGTTAACGAAAAGAGAGCAAGAGGTACTTCGCGAAATTGCGAAAGGAAGAAGCAACAAGGAGATTGCAGCAGAACTTCATATTACAGAACAAACTGTGAAAACACACGTTTCAAACGTTTTAGCTAAATTGGAAGTGGATGATCGTACGCAAGCCGCATTATACGCAGTGAAACATGGAGAGAATTATTCATAA
- a CDS encoding N-acetylmuramoyl-L-alanine amidase: MKLVIDAGHGGYDSGAVGNGLVEKNLTLQIARRVRDILTVNYPITIKMTRDSDVFISLSERANIANAFSADYFISFHINSGGGTGFESYIYNALSNSSTAYAKQQKMHTAVNPVLTKYGLRDRGAKKENYAVLRETAMDAILTETAFIDTAFDANLLKNPQFIEDLSQAYANGIAAIFGVAPNPQPPNPQPVPQTKGIAYVLGKNVNLRNGPSTSSSVIRQLNSPESYVVYQESNGWLDLGNGQWVYNDSSYINFVKTSNSDGSPIGVAYIQGMNVNLRSGPSTTSAVIRQLNSPESYLVYINENGWLNLGGNQWVYNDPAYIKYTQY, translated from the coding sequence ATGAAACTTGTTATAGACGCAGGGCACGGTGGATATGATTCTGGTGCTGTTGGTAATGGTTTAGTAGAAAAAAACTTAACACTTCAAATTGCTAGACGCGTTCGAGACATTTTAACGGTAAATTACCCAATTACAATTAAAATGACACGTGATAGTGATGTGTTTATTTCTTTATCTGAACGTGCTAATATTGCTAATGCTTTCAGTGCGGATTATTTTATTTCATTTCATATTAATAGCGGCGGGGGTACAGGTTTTGAAAGTTATATTTATAATGCGTTATCCAATAGCAGCACTGCATATGCAAAGCAACAAAAAATGCATACAGCTGTCAATCCTGTATTAACAAAATATGGTCTTCGTGATCGAGGAGCAAAAAAAGAAAATTATGCGGTATTAAGAGAAACCGCAATGGATGCAATTTTAACTGAGACTGCTTTTATTGATACAGCTTTTGATGCAAATTTATTAAAAAATCCACAATTTATTGAAGATCTAAGTCAAGCGTATGCAAATGGAATAGCAGCTATTTTTGGAGTAGCTCCAAATCCACAACCTCCTAACCCACAACCGGTACCTCAAACGAAGGGAATCGCTTATGTTCTTGGGAAAAATGTAAATTTAAGAAATGGTCCATCAACTTCTTCCTCAGTTATTCGTCAATTAAATTCTCCAGAATCTTACGTTGTATATCAAGAAAGTAACGGATGGCTAGATTTGGGGAATGGACAATGGGTGTATAATGATTCTTCTTACATTAATTTTGTAAAGACAAGCAATAGTGATGGAAGCCCGATTGGGGTTGCATATATACAAGGGATGAATGTAAATTTAAGAAGTGGTCCATCAACTACATCTGCAGTTATCCGCCAATTAAATTCTCCAGAATCTTATTTAGTATATATAAATGAAAATGGTTGGTTAAACCTTGGTGGAAATCAGTGGGTATATAATGACCCAGCGTATATTAAGTATACTCAATATTAG
- a CDS encoding ABC transporter substrate-binding protein — MIHTKKLIMFCIMILMVVIAGCSKEEKKENNISAKAKDSYTVKHAMGETTVNGTPKKVVVLTNEGAEALLAVGVTPVGTTKPRAGDEWYPHLAKELKNTEVVGTERDINLEAVMKLKPDLIIGNKMRHEKIYDQLKEIAPTVYAETLRGDWKENFTLYTKAVNKEKEGQKALDDYKKRIEGMKEKLGDKLNSKVSIIRFVPGDVRIYQKNSFSGVVLNDIGFKRPPLQDKDDFAIKGITKEQIPNMDGDYLFYFTSDKDADKNNEGNSLAKEWTEDPLFKQLQASKNNKVFQVDEVIWNTAGGIKAANLMLDDIEKYFLK; from the coding sequence ATGATACATACTAAAAAACTAATTATGTTCTGCATTATGATACTCATGGTTGTAATTGCAGGATGTAGTAAAGAAGAGAAAAAAGAAAATAATATATCAGCGAAAGCAAAAGATTCATATACGGTAAAGCATGCAATGGGTGAAACGACAGTAAATGGTACACCTAAAAAAGTTGTTGTTTTAACAAATGAAGGCGCAGAGGCTCTCCTAGCTGTGGGCGTAACGCCAGTGGGGACTACGAAACCACGTGCTGGTGATGAATGGTATCCTCATTTAGCGAAAGAGTTAAAAAACACGGAAGTTGTAGGAACTGAACGTGATATTAATTTAGAGGCTGTAATGAAGCTTAAGCCAGATTTAATTATCGGAAATAAAATGCGTCATGAAAAAATATATGATCAGCTAAAAGAAATCGCACCAACTGTTTATGCAGAAACATTACGCGGTGATTGGAAAGAAAACTTTACACTTTATACAAAAGCTGTAAATAAAGAAAAAGAAGGGCAAAAAGCTCTTGATGATTATAAAAAACGCATTGAAGGAATGAAAGAGAAGTTAGGCGATAAATTGAATTCTAAAGTTTCTATTATTCGTTTCGTGCCAGGTGATGTTCGTATTTATCAAAAAAACTCATTCTCGGGCGTTGTTTTAAATGATATTGGATTTAAACGACCACCATTACAAGATAAAGATGATTTTGCGATAAAAGGAATTACAAAAGAGCAGATTCCAAATATGGACGGAGACTACTTATTCTATTTCACTTCTGATAAAGATGCAGATAAGAATAATGAAGGAAATTCGTTAGCGAAGGAATGGACAGAAGATCCACTCTTTAAGCAACTACAGGCTTCTAAAAATAATAAAGTATTCCAAGTGGATGAGGTAATCTGGAATACAGCAGGCGGTATTAAAGCTGCGAACCTTATGTTAGATGATATTGAAAAATATTTCCTTAAATAA
- a CDS encoding mechanosensitive ion channel family protein: protein MSLLTYTEEFFNYVREFLLLRFLLFALVLIIISFVINRIIDWFFRKSSFFDEEVEQTIQSVIRSIFRYIIIISLIIYLISQFVDIKSIIAGAGIAGVVIGFAAQQMLKDVILGFARLADKEFRVGDFVTFNGTNSGTIEEISIRFMQIREWSGKLLTIPHGEIRTIQNFNKGWMRVIERITVSYQEDPTRVKELLEEVCVICNEELNQTLYRVEDEAVEPFKYVGVTDLNPNLKYVGYEFCITGLIKPEDYFETSRQVRFELMSMFHKNQVQMPAANMVVTTEGLQHIHGGQSLSDS, encoded by the coding sequence ATGAGCTTATTAACGTATACTGAAGAATTTTTTAATTATGTAAGAGAGTTTTTACTTTTAAGATTTTTACTATTTGCTTTAGTTTTAATCATTATTTCTTTTGTAATAAACCGTATTATTGATTGGTTTTTTAGGAAATCAAGCTTTTTTGATGAAGAGGTAGAGCAGACGATTCAAAGTGTAATTCGATCTATTTTTAGATATATCATTATCATCAGTCTTATCATATATTTAATTAGCCAATTTGTAGATATAAAAAGTATTATTGCAGGTGCAGGGATAGCTGGAGTTGTCATCGGTTTTGCTGCACAACAGATGCTAAAAGATGTTATATTAGGCTTTGCAAGATTAGCGGACAAAGAGTTTCGGGTTGGTGATTTTGTAACTTTTAACGGAACAAATTCAGGAACTATTGAAGAGATTAGTATTCGTTTTATGCAAATTCGTGAATGGTCAGGAAAACTACTTACCATCCCGCACGGAGAGATTAGAACGATACAAAATTTTAATAAAGGATGGATGCGTGTAATTGAACGCATCACGGTAAGTTATCAGGAAGATCCAACAAGAGTGAAGGAATTGTTAGAAGAAGTATGTGTTATATGCAATGAAGAATTGAATCAAACTCTTTATAGAGTAGAGGATGAGGCTGTTGAACCATTTAAATACGTCGGTGTTACAGACTTAAATCCTAACTTGAAATATGTTGGCTATGAATTTTGTATTACAGGTTTAATAAAGCCAGAAGATTATTTTGAAACTTCTAGACAAGTAAGATTTGAATTAATGTCTATGTTCCATAAGAATCAAGTGCAAATGCCAGCAGCGAATATGGTTGTTACTACTGAAGGTTTACAGCATATCCATGGTGGACAATCTTTATCGGACAGCTAA
- the casK gene encoding two-component system sensor histidine kinase CasK: MRRLEALKEIAELLNEATNLQDMLEKVLHTLLQVMNLQTGWIFFIDESGKHSMLVDENLPEALTWQKKKPMCEGNCWCVERFVNGRLEKATNIIECKRIEDAIECNWGETEDVTHHATIPLRSGSEKFGLLNVAAPHKTHFSEEELALLESIAFQIGTTIQRIQLVEKERKYVVVAERNRLARDLHDSVKQLLFSIMLTAKGTLNMTQDRELQEMLSYIGELSQEALQEMRLLIWQLRPEGLEKGLAEAIQNYGKLLGVQVEVRIDGMVSIGDEIEEVLWRISQEALHNCKKHASCEKVHILLKIENNQLHFYIEDNGIGFIQEQVRESALGLKSMKERIQLMKGSFQIITELKKGTKIEIQLPI; this comes from the coding sequence ATGCGTCGTTTAGAAGCATTAAAAGAAATTGCTGAATTATTAAATGAAGCAACAAACTTACAGGATATGTTAGAAAAAGTGTTGCATACATTGTTACAAGTAATGAATTTACAAACAGGGTGGATATTCTTTATTGATGAAAGTGGAAAGCACAGCATGCTTGTAGACGAAAATTTACCAGAGGCTCTTACGTGGCAAAAGAAGAAGCCGATGTGTGAAGGAAACTGTTGGTGTGTAGAACGTTTTGTGAATGGGAGATTGGAAAAAGCGACTAATATTATTGAATGTAAGCGAATAGAAGATGCAATTGAATGTAATTGGGGAGAGACAGAAGATGTTACACATCATGCGACAATTCCGCTTAGGTCTGGATCAGAAAAATTTGGTCTACTAAATGTGGCTGCACCTCATAAGACTCATTTTTCTGAGGAAGAGTTAGCGTTATTAGAATCAATTGCATTTCAAATTGGAACGACAATACAACGTATTCAATTAGTTGAGAAAGAACGTAAATATGTAGTGGTAGCGGAAAGAAATCGACTTGCACGTGATTTACATGATTCAGTAAAACAATTGTTATTTTCTATTATGCTAACAGCGAAAGGTACTCTGAATATGACGCAAGATAGAGAATTGCAAGAGATGTTAAGTTATATTGGGGAATTATCACAAGAAGCATTACAAGAGATGAGGCTATTAATTTGGCAATTAAGACCTGAAGGATTGGAGAAAGGATTAGCAGAAGCAATTCAAAATTACGGGAAGTTATTAGGAGTTCAAGTGGAAGTTCGAATTGATGGGATGGTTTCAATTGGGGATGAAATAGAAGAAGTTTTATGGCGTATTAGCCAAGAGGCGCTACATAATTGTAAAAAGCATGCTTCGTGTGAAAAGGTACATATTCTTTTGAAAATAGAAAATAACCAGTTACATTTTTACATAGAAGACAATGGAATAGGATTTATACAAGAACAAGTAAGGGAATCAGCACTTGGCCTGAAAAGTATGAAGGAACGTATTCAGTTAATGAAGGGGTCGTTTCAAATTATAACAGAGTTGAAAAAGGGTACAAAAATAGAAATTCAATTGCCGATTTGA
- a CDS encoding nitroreductase family protein, whose protein sequence is MNYEDFKEVIHGRRSVRKFTDQEVSTNDIKEIIDCARYAPSDTNSQTWEFLVIMNREKIKEIEQMTWDALHKLAAKAAENGEEKAGKLLTRSFGPYATAFSEAPVLIVCLATPYESKFREKIFDPIAFVPNSVWEEEGIKSSCLAAQNLMLAAHAKGLGTCPMTGPVLLAQDELRQYLQVEPEKQINMVISLGFPKDKPKKLPRKEVDEITTFVF, encoded by the coding sequence ATGAATTATGAAGATTTTAAAGAAGTAATTCACGGAAGACGAAGTGTTAGAAAGTTTACAGATCAAGAAGTATCTACTAATGATATAAAAGAAATAATTGATTGTGCTCGTTACGCACCAAGTGATACGAATTCACAAACGTGGGAATTCTTAGTTATCATGAATCGAGAGAAGATTAAAGAAATTGAACAAATGACGTGGGATGCATTACATAAACTTGCGGCAAAAGCAGCAGAAAATGGAGAAGAGAAAGCAGGGAAATTACTTACACGTTCTTTCGGACCATATGCAACAGCTTTCTCGGAGGCACCAGTATTAATCGTATGTTTGGCAACACCATATGAATCAAAGTTCCGTGAAAAGATATTTGATCCAATTGCTTTTGTTCCAAATTCAGTTTGGGAGGAAGAAGGCATTAAGAGTAGCTGTTTAGCGGCACAAAACTTAATGTTAGCTGCACATGCAAAGGGACTTGGTACTTGTCCAATGACAGGGCCAGTATTGCTAGCTCAAGATGAACTGCGCCAATATTTACAAGTTGAGCCTGAAAAACAAATAAATATGGTTATTTCACTCGGATTTCCGAAAGATAAACCGAAGAAACTTCCAAGAAAAGAAGTAGATGAGATTACAACGTTTGTTTTTTAA
- a CDS encoding cysteine hydrolase family protein — MKRALINIDYTYDFVAEKGALTCGKPGQEIEKEIVHITKQYIENGDYVVFAIDKHEENDVYHPESKLFPPHNIAGTSGRDLFGELQDVYETYKNAENVYYMDKTRYSAFAGTDLEMKLRERGIEEVHLVGVCTDICVLHTAVDAYNKGFKIVVYEKAVASFNAQGHEYALGHFKSCLHAEVK; from the coding sequence ATGAAACGAGCTCTTATTAATATTGATTATACATATGATTTTGTAGCGGAAAAGGGTGCTTTAACTTGCGGGAAACCAGGACAGGAAATTGAGAAGGAAATTGTACATATAACGAAGCAATATATTGAAAATGGAGATTACGTTGTCTTTGCTATTGATAAACATGAAGAAAATGATGTATATCATCCAGAATCAAAGTTATTCCCACCTCATAATATAGCTGGTACAAGTGGAAGAGATTTGTTTGGTGAATTACAAGATGTGTACGAAACATATAAAAATGCAGAGAATGTATATTATATGGACAAAACGCGATACAGTGCGTTTGCTGGAACGGATTTAGAGATGAAGCTAAGAGAAAGAGGAATAGAAGAAGTTCATCTTGTAGGTGTTTGTACTGATATTTGTGTTCTTCATACAGCAGTAGATGCTTATAATAAAGGGTTTAAAATTGTTGTTTATGAAAAGGCGGTTGCATCTTTTAATGCACAAGGGCATGAATATGCACTTGGACATTTTAAGTCATGCTTACATGCAGAAGTGAAGTGA